The following is a genomic window from Parabacteroides johnsonii DSM 18315.
ATGCAATTGGCACATGGTCATTCCGTTTCCTTAATAGAGGGTGGAGATATAAAATATGTTGCAGAACTCATGGACTATTATGTGGATCATGGAGACTTATTAGTAAATAGTGTGGGATGGAATATACCGCTATTAAATGAAACACTACAATACATGGTAAATCATAAACTTGGCTATAAATTATTGCTCTCAGACATATTGCCCCAATTTGAAGATATTAAGAACAGAATAGGTGTAACGGATGAGGTATTTATCGAGCATTTAGCAGAGTGGAATACCGATTTGGATAAGTATATCACTAAGAACAATATTAAAGATGTAATTCCTGACGCATCTTTTTACGATTTGACCACTAAAATAAGCAATGTCCTGACCGATCATATCAATAAAATAGCGTTCGAAGCGTTGTCTGAAATAAGTGTTGATACATTATACGCCCAAAGAACAGCACATACATCATATTATTGGTTTGTCGCAATAAAACATTTACTGGCTAAAATCAAATCCTTGCCAGATAACTTGACTGAATTTGGCAAAAAGATTCTGATGGATATTGCTTCTGGAACTCAAAGTTTGAATCCTTTCCCTAATTGTTTCAAGAATATAGTTGAAAGATTGGATAAACGAAAAATTAAATCGACAGTTACCGATATAAGAAATGATTTCTGCATCGGTAAAAAGACTATCAATGCAATAAAGTTTCAATTTTTCGAAACATGGCTTAGATCGCATGGTAATTTGAAAAGTCAAGCTGGAGACGTTATTGATAAAATAGTGAAACCTGTAATTTCCGATGGGGCATGCCGTTCATTGATTCTGCAAAACAAAGATTTTTATATGGATTTAATAAATACAGCAGGGGATGATGCTTATGAATTGAAAAAGAGTCTCCGAAACCTCATACAAAAAGATTCAGATCCGCAATTGGTTAAATTTGTCAATTCGATAGATTCAGTACCTGAGGTTGAAACCGCGTAAGTATTTGTCTAACAAGTCCGAATTTTACGATTTTACCCGTCAGAACTGAAGTGCCCCCCAAAAAAATTGTATCCAACTTTTGGGGGTCACTTCAAACTTCGATAGGGATAATTTTCAATTTTGGGGACTTGTTAGACAGTCTCATTATCTGGTAGCAGTTTACACAGCACCGGATCGTTTTTGATACGCTCCAGTTCCTCCTGCACAATCTGCTTCACCTCTTCCTTGATGCGCCGGTAGTTCGCCTGCACCGTTTCCTTCATGCGGTCGTTGCCGTCCTCGTCCGTGAAGTTTGTAATGACGGGAATTTTCTTGTAGGCACTTTCTTCCCGTTTCACCTTTTCGGCATCCACCACAATCTCGCAATGAAAAATCTTCTGCTCGATACGCTCGTTGAAGTTGTCGGATACAGAACCGACAAACATTCCCTGCGTAAGCCCGGAAATCTTACTCGGTGGAATGAGCGCGTCCATCTGCGTGTTGATGGAGGTGGAAACATCCTGCCGGTTGATGGAGATGGACTGCCGTTTCTGCAACACCTTACCGAACCGCTCGGAGAGCGTCTTGGCTGTTTCCCCCACCACCTGACCGGAGAAAATATTGCCGACAGTGTTCATCACCACTTTCGCCTCTTTGTCCCCGTAGTCACGCACTAACTGGCTGAAATCCTGAAAGCCCAGACACACGGCAACCTTGTTGCTTCGGGCGGTAGCTATAAGATTGTCCAACCCTTTGAAGTATATTGTGGGCAACTCGTCGATGATGACCGATGACTTCAGCATCCCCTTCTTGTTGATGAGCTTCACGATACGGGAATTATACAGACCGAGTGCCGCACCGTAGATATTCTGACGGTCGGGATTGTTACCCACGCAGAGGATTTTCGGCTCTTCGGGATTGTTGATGTCCAGCGTAAACTCGCTGTCTGACATCACCCAGTAGAGCTGCGGTGAAATCATCCTCGAAAGCGGGATTTTTGCCGACGCTATCTGACCCATGAGCTGCTCCGCAGCCCCTCCAAGCCACGCATCCATGAACGGCGAAAGGTAGTTCTCCAGCTCCGGATAAGAGGTCAGTATCGGAAATATATCCTCGTAACGGCGGTTCAGAAACTCGATAGCATGGGGAAACGTGCAAAACTTCCCGTTCTGATAGATTTTGAGATACCAGATAATACTGGCAAACAGAATGATAGGTGACTCCACGAAGAAGTCGCCCTGCTTTTGCACCCACGTTTTATTGAGGTTGAGCATTATTGTGTAGGCACTCTCATAGGCATCCGTAATATCTTCCATAAAATCCGGGTGAATGGGATTGCACCGATGAGAGCGTCGCGGGTCGTCGAAGTTGATCACATAGAACTTCGGCTTTACCTTGTAGCCGTCCGGGTGGTTCAGCAAATGGTTGTAGGCAATAGTAGATAGGTCGGGATACTTGAAATCGTAGATGTATTGACTAAAGCCCTTTTCAATCTGTTGCTTGATAAAATTGTTTACCACGGCATAGGACTTGCCGCTGCCCGGCGTACCCAACACGATGGACGCACGGAAGGGATTAACTACATTGATCCAACCGTTGTTCCAGCGTTTCCTGTAATAGAAACGTGTCGGCAGATTGACCGAATACTCGCTTTCGATAAGCCTCGTTTCCTGCATGAAACTCTCGTTCTCGTTGTTGAAAACATCCTCCATCAAATTGTGTTTCAACAGGCGGCTCATCCACAGACCACCCATCAACAGGCAGACATAGCCCGTTCCAATGGTAAGGACATACAGTCCCGTCACCGCTTCAAGCGGCAGCGGCAGGGGCAGCAACCACCAGTTCAGGAAAAACAGCACGAACCCGACGGCAAATGCTGTCCAGATTCTCCCCCAAGTGATTTTCTCACCCTTGACACCCTTCGTACCCAGACAGGACAAGGCAAGCAAAAGGACGGAAAACAGCTTCGTGTAGAGAATGGAATGGAACAGCCCCGCCGTGCGGTCGAAGTTCAGAAGGATTTTGTCCACCACGCCGATGTTCACGCCCCACAGCCGGATGGCTTCGTAGCAGAACCAGTACACGTTCATGACCACTAAAATGATACTCACGGCACGCAGAAAATCCATGATTTTCGCCAATGCCCTCAAATCGTCTTCTTGTTGTGACATACATTGATTTTTTAATTGTTGATACTCTGATTACATACCCAAGCCCTTGCGTTTTTTCTTCTTTTTGCGCTTCATCGCCCGGATGAAAGCCTCTTCCTCGGCATCTACCGCCGGACCTTCGGGAGTGAGCAAGCCCATACCGCCCGATATATCTTCACTGTCGTAGGCGGTCTGCCCGTGTGCCTTGTCCGCAGCATCCACAGGGATGGATAGCGGTATCGGCGGTTGTCCGGCGTATGGCAGGGTGAAGTGTTCCTGCAAGGCATTCGCCGAAAGCTCCTTACCCATGCGCGAACCGTTCAGCACGCATCCCGTGCGGTGGTCGATGAAGGTAGCCCCATAGATGCGCCCTTCCTCTGTGTAGCGCAGTACGGTGTCGATGCCCTTCTCTTTGAGTTGGGATACAAATTTGTCCTTGTCATAAGTGCCTTGCAGCACGGAAAGGACGGTGCGTTTCGTCATGTCTGCCAGTTTCCTATCCTTGATTTCCGATTTGGAACGGACAAACTTCTTCTGTACGGCTTCATAGCCTGCGGACTTCCCGAAAAGCGAGGATTTGAACGGGTTGCCCACCTTGTTACCCTTGTCGTCCGTGACGGAATAGACCAGCCCGTGATACTCCCGTCCGCGCACGTTGCCCCTCGCTTCCTCCACCGTCATATTATATAAGGAAAGGAGCGCACGGTATTCGCCCATCGTCTGGAAACGGTACTGCCCATTCAGAGCCTTCACGGTGTTGCCTACCTGCTTCTTCACATCACCTGCCGATGCGGCCACCTTGCGCAACGGATTATCCAATCTCTGATTTTTACGTTCTGCCGGATGCAATCCGTACTTCTGTTCCAGTTCCCTGCGGATACGGTCGCTGCGGCGGTAGAGAAAATCCCGGTTGAGCCTTTTCCCGTTCTCGTCCACGTTGACCGTCACGATGTGCAGGTGGTGGCGGTCGATGTCCTCGTGCTTGAATACAAGATAAGGCTGGTTTCCGAAACCGAGTTTTTCCAGATACTCGCGGGCGATATTCTGCAACTCAATATCGGTCAGCACATCCTCCGGGTGCGGGTTGAGAGAGATATGCACCACCGGCTTCTCGATCTTCATCTGCGGTGGCAGGAAGGTGAGAAAACCCTCCATCGCCTTGCCTATGTCCACCGTTCCCGAACCGTCATTGTAGATGCGGTTGGTGGTGAGAAGCCGCCCCTGCGCCTCGTTAATCTTCTCCCCGTTGTAGGCAATCGCGCCGTACAACGAACTTCCTACACTGATTTTTGCGACCATTTTGCCTCCATTTCCCTTGAAAGTTCCACAATCCGGCGGCTCAGTTTCACGAGTTCGACGGTGTGTTGCTCTAATTTGTAGAGCAACGCCATCGCCTTTTTCTCTGAAAAATGCAGCCTCAGTTCCTTCACGACTTGGTTGTAATTCGTACCCACGGCACGGAATTGTGCATGAAAATCCGACAGTTTGGTGTAATAGTCCACCAACGTCTTGTCCACCTTCAGCACCTTGAACGGTTGCCCGAAGAAGTGCGCTTTGAGGAAAACAGACCGTGCATAGACACCCGATTTTCCGAACATGGCGAGGAAACGGTTGTGTTCCTCCTCGTTGAAACGGACGGTGTACCGGTACACCGCCGGATCAAGTTTGGGATTTCTCCCTGATTTGCTTTTCCTTTTCTCTTTCATATTACTTTGGATTTAGCGGATTGACGGCATAAGCCGCCGCTTCGGATTACAGCACCGCAGTTCTGAAAGGCTTCCCGACTTCGGAGGGAAAGCCCGCCCCCTGCAAGGGCAAGTGCTTTTCGTGGCTGCTCAAAATATTTTGAGCGGCTGAAAAGACATCTTGCTATGTTCAGGTGAACATAAAAATCCGTCAGGGGACGGATTGGGAAAATACCTTTCAGGACTCCGGGCCGCGCGTCATCGGCGAACCCTGCTGTCCGGGTGCAAAGTTACGCCCTTAAAGCGGTATCGGACAGATGCTTGACCCGGTCAATGACTGCCAACTGGCGCAACGTGCCGCCACTTGCCGGAGAAGTGATACAGGTTCCAAAATATACTTGTTTATTTGCAGCATGATTCAAGAAACGAACGATTTGAAGATATGATAAACGGAACATTCAAATACCCGGAAATCCGCTTCTTCGGATACTTGCCGAAACGGATACCCGAACCGTCGGAAACCCGGTTCTCCGACAATTCGGTGACGTATGGATTCAATGACTTCATGACGCAATGTCGTCAATCACCATTTGTCCGACGCACCGCTTCACCACAGAACCGGATACGCGACGACCCGCCTGCGTGTGTAGTCACGGAAGCGGATGGTGCGACAGCCAAATCCGTATGGAAACAGAAAAACAAATCATCAACAATTAAAATAAATGGAACTATGAGTAAGGAAATCTTCGTTGCATTCGCAACACAGAAAGGTGGCATCGGCAAATCCACTGTCACGGCACTTGCCGCCAGCTACCTGCACAACGTGAAAGGCTACAATGTCGCCGTCGTGGACTGCGACGACCCGCAGCACAGCATCCACGGGCTGCGCGAACACGAAATGGGGCTTATCGACAGCAGCACCTACTTCAAGGCTCTCGCTTGCGACCATTTCCGCCGGATCAAAAAGAACGCCTACACCATCGTCAAAAGCAATGCGGTGAACGCCCTCGACGATGCCGAGAGGATGATTGCCACTGAGGACGTGAAACCCGACGTGGTGTTCTTCGACATGCCCGGCACACTCCGAAGCAACGGCGTGATAAAGACGCTCTCGCAGATGGACTACATTTTCACTCCGCTGAGTGCCGACCGCTTTGTCGTGGAGAGTACCCTGAAATTCGTCACGATGTTCCGCGACAGGCTGATGACTACCGGACAGGCGAAAACAAAGGGGCTGCATCTGTTCTGGACGATGGTGGACGGCAGGGAGAGGAACGACTTGTACGGCATCTACGAGGAAGTGATAGCCGAAATGGGCTTTCCGGTACTTTCCACCCGCTTGCCCGACAGCAAGAAGTTCCGCCGTGACCTTTCGGAAGAGCGCAAGAGCGTTTTCCGCTCCACCATCTTCCCGATGGACACGGCACTGCTGAAAGGGAGTGGCATCCGGGAGTTTTCCGAAGAGATAAGCGACATCATCAGACCGCAGTGAGCATGGGCAGCAGGAAAGTGAACACGGAAGGCATCGACGAGGAACTGCTGTTAGCCTCCATCGGGCGGCGCACACAGGACGGGACACTGCGCCCCGCACAGGAAGTACCCGCAGCTGCACCGACCGAAGAGGACACCGCCGCACCGGAACCATCTCCTGTGCAACCCGTAACACGGGAAAAAGCGCAGAGGGAAAGTGGACGCCGGAAAAGGCAGGACGAGGACTACAACGAGCTATTCCTGCGCCGCAACGAGATAAAGACCCGCCAATGTGTCTATATCAGCCGTGACGTCCACGGCAAGATCCTCAGAATCGTGAACGACATCGCCGGAGGGGAAATCTCAGTAGGCGGATATGTGGATACCGTGCTGCGCCAGCATCTGGAACAGCACAAGGAGAGAATCAACGAACTGTACAAGAAACAACGTGAAGATCTGATTTGAAAATGGAAAAAGAAATGACACCGAATGAAAAAAGACCACAGCAAGACTGCGGAGGTATGTTTACCCAAGTGCAGGCGAGTGTGGAAATACTGTCGCCTGTCCCGGTAAGCGGCAAATGCAGTGAGAAGGACTATGAACGCCTGTTCATCCGCGACCCGGAAGTAAAGGCACGTGAGGGGAAGATGGCGTATGTGCGCCCGGAGTACCACGAGCGTATCATGCGTATCACCCGTGTAATCGGGCATGACCGGCTTACGCTGTCCGCTTACATCGACCATGTGCTGACGCACCACTTCAACCAGTGCGAAGATGCGATAAAGAGCCTTTATGCCCGAAATTACAATTCAGTATTCTAACCAAAAACGGAAGGATATGAATTACACAATCAGCATGACAGACATTCTGCTGGCGGTATCGGTCGGCTGCAACCTCTGGTTCCTGTTCCTGCTCCTTTACGAGCGCATCATGGACACGCGGATTGTCCGCTTCTTCAAGGGCATTGTCGGATTATGGCGGTCACTGGACGGGAATGAGGCTAAACGCATAGCGGCACACGAGGAAGTCCCTGCGGAAAAGGCGGACATCATCGGCAAGAGCCGTTTCAGGATGGCATCCACCCGGACAACCGCTGCCATACCGACGCAAGAAGCCGCCACTATTGAAAAAGGCATTGAGCTGTCGGAGGAAGAGGCTACTTTTGACGACGGAAAAACGGGAAACGCATCCCGCCCGGCACAAGTCCCGGAGGAAAAACTCGATGAGACCTTCACGAGCATACCGCCGGAGGAACTGGGATACGGGGACGACGAACCGGAAGAGGACGCCTCGGACACGCCACGGGCTTCGGGCAGCAGCTTTGACGAGATTGACGACGCCTGCAAGACCGCCAAAAACCCGGACGCGACACAGGCGGAACGTGAAAAGGCGGCTAAGGTGTTCACCGACATGGAGGGCACGGAGTTGTACGAGAAAATGATGGAAGGCTCTTCGGAGATAGGCATCCGCATCAAGGGGCTTATCGAGATTCGGCTGAAGAAATCTGAAAAGGAGTTCGTCGTGCCGGACAACATCGAGGAGTTCGACATTCGCAACTATGTATGACAACAATAAAAGAAATGAACATGAAAGAATGACATCAACCCACGCGGCGAGGAAACGCAAGGCGCATCCCCATCCGCAACGGACACGCCCACGTCCGTGGAAACAAACGGGCATCCACTAAAACCAAAGTAAAGAAACAAAGTATCAACCGCCCGACAAAGGACCATCCACCCTTTTGACGGCAAAAAACAAGAACAGTTTATGAACAAGAACATCTTGAAAAACAGAAAAGCAATCCTCTCCGCGGCACTTGTCATCGCCGCAACCGCCTCCGCTTTCGCGCAGGGAAACGGCATCGCGGGCATCAACGAAGCCACCTCTATGGTGAGTTCTTATTTCGACCCCGGAACTAAACTGATATACGCCATCGGTGCAGTCGTCGGGCTTATCGGGGGCGTAAAAGTGTACGGCAAGTTTTCATCGGGCGACCCCGACACCAGCAAGACAGCCGCCTCGTGGTTCGGCGCGTGCATCTTCCTGATTGTTGCCGCCACCATCCTGCGCTCATTCTTCCTTTAATAAATAATGTATGGCTGAATACCCAATCAACAAGGGTATCGGCCGTCCGGTAGAGTTCAAGGGCTTGAAGGCACAGTACCTCTTCATCTTCTGCGGAGGTCTGCTGGCTCTCTTCGTCCTGTTCGTCATCCTCTACATGGTCGGTATCGACCAGTGGATATGTATCGGCTTCGGCGCGGCATCGTCCTCCCTCCTTGTATGGCAGACCTTCGCGCTGAACGCCCGGTACGGTGAACACGGGCTGATGAAATTAGGAGCGGCACGGAGCCATCCCCGATACCTTATCAACCGGCGGCGGATAACCCGTCTGTTCAAACGACAACGAAAGGAAGAAAGACAATGAGGAATACATCGAAAATGACAACACTGGAAAACAGGTTCCCACTTTTAGCGGTGGAGCATGGCTGCATCATCTCAAAGGACGCCGACATCACGGTGGCTTTCGAGGTGGAACTACCGGAACTTTACACCGTGACGGGTGCGGAGTACGAGGCGATACACAGTTGCTGGTGCAAGGCTATCAAGGTGCTGCCGGACTACTCCGTCGTCCACAAACAGGACTGGTTCATCAAGGAACGCTACAAACCGGAGCTTCAGAAGGACGACATGAGCTTTTTAAGCCGCTCTTTCGAGCGTCACTTCAACGAGCGTCCGTACCTGAAACACACCTGCTACCTCTACCTGACCAAGACAACAAAGGAGCGTAACCGGATGCAGAGCAATTTCAGCACGCTGTGCCGGGGACATATCATCCCGAAGGAGCTGGACAGGGAAACCACGACCAAGTTCTTGGAAGCCTGCGAACAGTTCGAGCGCATCATGAACGACAGCGGGCTTGTCAGGCTGCGCCGCCTCTCCACCGATGAGATTGTGGGTACTGAGGGAAAGACGGGACTTATTGAACGCTACTTCTCGCTCATGCCGGAAGGTGACACCACCTTGCAGGACATCGAGCTTTCGGCAAGGGAGATGCGCATCGGCGACAACCGCCTGTGTCTGCACACCCTCTCCGACGCGGAAGACCTGCCGGGCAAGGTGGCTACCGACACCCGTTACGAGAAGCTCTCCACCGACCGGAGTGACTGCCGACTGTCATTCGCCTCCCCGGTGGGGCTTCTGCTCTCCTGCAACCATATCTACAACCAGTATGTGCTGATAGACAACAGTGAGGAAACCTTGCAGAAGTTCGAGAAGTCCGCCCGTAACATGCAGTCGCTATCTCGCTATTCAAGGAGCAACAGCATCAACCGCGAGTGGATAGACCAATACCTGAACGAAGCCCATTCCTACGGACTGACCTCGGTACGGGCACACTTCAACGTCATGGCGTGGAGCGACGATGCGGAGGAACTGAAGCATATCAAGAACGACGTGGGCAGCCAGTTGGCAAGCATGGAATGCGTGCCGCGCCACAACACCATCGACTGCCCGACACTCTACTGGGCGGCGATACCCGGCAATGCGGCGGACTTCCCGGCGGAAGAGAGTTTCCACACCTTCATCGAACAGGCGGTGTGCCTGTTCACAGAGGAAACCAACTACCGCAGCTCGCTCTCGCCCTTCGGCATCAAGATGGTGGACAGGCTCACGGGAAAACCGCTGCACCTTGACATCTCCGACCTGCCCATGAAGCGAGGTATCACGACCAACCGCAACAAGTTCGTGCTGGGTCCTTCGGGCAGCGGCAAGTCTTTCTTCATGAACCACCTCGTGCGCCAATATTATGAGCAAGGCGCACATGTGGTATTGGTGGACACGGGAAACTCCTATCAGGGCTTGTGCGGCATGATCCGACGCAAGACAGGCGGAGCGGACGGTGTGTATTTCACCTACACGGAAGATAAGCCCATCAGCTTCAACCCGTTCTACACCGACGATTACATCTTCGACGTGGAGAAGAAGGACAGCATCAAGACCCTGTTGCTGACGCTCTGGAAGTCGGAGGACGACAAGGTGACAAAGACGGAGAGCGGCGAGCTGGGCAGTGCCGTGAGTGCCTATATTGAGCGCATCCAATCCGACCGTAGCATCGTGCCGTCGTTCAACACCTTCTACGAGTATATGCGTGACGACTACCGCAAGGAACTGGCACAGCGTGACATCAAGGTGGAGAAGTCCGACTTCAACATCGACAACATGCTCACCACCATGCGGCAGTATTACCGGGGCGGGCGTTACGATTTCCTGCTCAACTCCACGGAGAACATCGACCTGCTCGGCAAGCGGTTCATCGTCTTCGAGATAGATTCGATTAAAGAAAACCGCGAACTGTTCCCCGTCGTGACCATCATCATCATGGAAGCCTTCATCAACAAGATGCGGCGGCTGAAAGGCGTGCGGAAACAGCTTATCGTGGAAGAGGCTTGGAAGGCCCTCTCATCGGCGAACATGGCTGAATATCTGCGCTATATGTATAAGACGGTCAGAAAATATTACGGCGAGGCAATCGTGGTGACGCAGGAGGTGGACGACATTATCAGTTCTCCGGTGGTCAAAGAGAGCATTATCAACAACTCGGATTGTAAAATCCTGCTTGACCAAAGGAAATATATGAACAAGTTCGACCAGATACAGGCGTTGCTCGGACTGACGGAAAAGGAGAAGTCGCAGATACTCTCCATCAACATGGCGAACAACCCTTCACGGCTCTACAAGGAGGTGTGGATAGGCTTGGGCGGCACGCAGTCGGCGGTCTATGCCACGGAGGTCAGCGCGGAAGAGTATCTGGCGTACACCACCGAGGAAACGGAAAAAGTGGAGGTTTACCGTCTGGCGGAGAAGCTGGGCGACGACATCGAAGCCGCCATCCGGCAGCTTGCCGAAAGGCGGAGAAACAAGGAATAACTAAAAAACAGAATGTATCAACCAAAAAAGAAAAACGCGTATGAATTTACCAAAAGTGAAAATGCTGCAAGTCAGCAAGTGCCTTATCGGATTGGCGGTCATGATGCTGCAATCCTGCGACGTGGCCGACAACCGCCGCGACATGCTGTGCGGGAACTGGGAGAGCGTGGAGGGAAAACCTGACGTGCTTATCTACAAGGAGGGCGAAGCCTACAAAGTGACGGTGTTCCGTCGTAGCGGTCTGCGCCGCAAGCTCAAGCCGGAAACCTATCTCTTGCAGGAGGAGAACGGCAACCTGTTCATGAACACCGGCTTCCGCATCGACGTGTCCTACAACGAGGCCACGGATGTGCTGACTTTCTCGCCAAACGGGGACTATGTGCGGGTGAAGCCGCAGCCGGGACATCCGACCGAAGAATAACAACCACTAAAATCCAAAGTAACATGAGAACAAGAATAACAATGATTATCTGCCTGTGCCTGCTTTTCGCGGGCAGGGCAAGCGCACAGTGGGTCGTAAGCGATCCGGGCAATCTAGCGCAGGGCATCATCAATGCCTCCAAAAACATCATCCATACCTCCAAGACCGCCACGAACATGGTGAGCAACTTTCAGGAGACGGTGAAAATCTATCAGCAGGGCAAGAAGTATTACGATGCCCTCAAATCGGTGAACAATCTGGTCAAGGACGCCCGCAAGGTGCAGCAGACCATCCTGATGGTGGGCGACATCACAGACATCTATGTGAACAGTTTCCAACGGATGCTCCGTGACGGGAATTTCAGACCCGAAGAGCTTTCCGCAATCGCTTTCGGCTACACGAAACTGCTGGAGGAAAGCAACGAAGTGTTGACGGAACTCAGGAACGTGGTGAACATCACCACGCTCTCCATGACCGACAAGGAGCGCATGGACGTGGTGGAACGCTGCCACTCGAAGATGAAGCGTTACCGCAACCTCGTGAGCTACTACACGAACAAGAACATCTCCGTGAGTTACCTGCGTGCGAAAAAGAAGAACGACCTCGACCGCATCATGGGGCTGTACGGGAACATGAACGAAAGATACTGGTAGCCTATGAAGTTCGACAACCTTCATCAGATTTTACGTTCACTTTATGAGCAGATGATGCCGCTGTGTGGGGACATGGCTGGTGTGGCGAAAGGCATCGCCGGGCTGGGTGCGCTGTTCTACGTCGCCTACCGGGTATGGCAGTCGCTGGCGAGAGCTGAACCGATAGACGTATTCCCGATGCTCCGTCCTTTTGCCATCGGTCTGTGCATCATGTTCTTCCCGACTGTGGTGCTGGGCACGATAAACAGCATCCTCTCACCCGTCGTACAGGGCACGGCAAAGATGCTGGAGGCGGAAACGCTGGACATGAACCGATACCGGGAGCAGAAGGACAAACTGGAATACGAGGCGATGGTACGCAACCCCGAAACCGCCTACCTCGTGTCCAACGAGGAATTTGACAAGCAACTGGAGGAACTCGGCTGGTCGCCCTCCGACATGGTGACGATGGCGGGAATGTATATCGACCGGGGAATGTACAACATGAAGAAGAGCATCCGCGACTTCTTCCGCGAGATACTCGAACTGCTGTTCCAAGCCGCCGCCCTCGTGATAGACACCGTCCGCACCTTCTTTCTCGTGGTGCTGGCGATTCTCGGTCCGATAGCCTTCGCCCTGTCGGTATGGGACGGTTTCCAAAACACGCTCACGCAGTGGATATGCCGCTATATACAGGTCTATCTGTGGCTACCGGTATCGGACATGTTCAGCACCATACTGGCGAAGATACAGGTTCTGATGCTGCAAAACGACATCGAGCGGATGCAGGCAGACCCGAACTTCTCGCTGGATTCGAGCGACGGGGTGTATATCGTATTCCTCTGCATCGGCATCATCGGCTACTTTACCATTCCCACCGTTGCGGGCTGGATTATCCAAGCCGGAGGCATGGGCGGTTACGGTCGCAACGTGAACCAGATGGCGGGACGAGCCGGAAGCATGGCGGGCAGCGTGGCGGGTGCAGCCGCAGGAAACGCAGTCGGACGTGTCGGCAAATTGCTGAAATAATCAATGTGCAATCATAAATTGGAAAATATAAATGGAATTCAAATCACTTAGAAACATCGAATCGTCGTTCAGGCAGATACGCCTGTTCGGTATCGTCTTCCTCTCGCTGTGCGCCGTGGTGACGGTGTGGAGCGTGTGGAACTCCTACCGTTTCGCAGAGAAGCAACGGGAGAAAATCTATGTGCTGGACAACGGCAAGAGCCTGATGCTCGCCTTGTCTCAGGATTTGTCGCAGAACCGCCCGGCGGAGGCACGGGAACATGTGCGCCGTTTCCACGAGATGTTCTTCACGCTATCACCTGAAAAAAGCGCGATTGAACACAACGTGAAACGTGCCTTGCTGCTGGCGGACAAGAGCGTGTACCACTATTATTCGGACTTCGCGGAGAAGGGGTACTACAACCGCATCATCGCCGGGAACATCAACCAAGTGCTGAAGGTGGACAGCGTGGTGTGCGACTTCAACGCCTATCCCTACCGTGCCGTGACCTACGCCACACAGAAAATCATCCGGCAGAGCAACGTCACCGAGCGCAGCCTCGTGACCACCTGCCGCCTGCTGAACGCATCGCGGTCGGATGACAACCCGAACGGTTTTACCATCGAGGGTTTCACCATCATTGAGAACAAGGATTTACAGACTATCAA
Proteins encoded in this region:
- the mobC gene encoding conjugal transfer protein MobC; amino-acid sequence: MSQQEDDLRALAKIMDFLRAVSIILVVMNVYWFCYEAIRLWGVNIGVVDKILLNFDRTAGLFHSILYTKLFSVLLLALSCLGTKGVKGEKITWGRIWTAFAVGFVLFFLNWWLLPLPLPLEAVTGLYVLTIGTGYVCLLMGGLWMSRLLKHNLMEDVFNNENESFMQETRLIESEYSVNLPTRFYYRKRWNNGWINVVNPFRASIVLGTPGSGKSYAVVNNFIKQQIEKGFSQYIYDFKYPDLSTIAYNHLLNHPDGYKVKPKFYVINFDDPRRSHRCNPIHPDFMEDITDAYESAYTIMLNLNKTWVQKQGDFFVESPIILFASIIWYLKIYQNGKFCTFPHAIEFLNRRYEDIFPILTSYPELENYLSPFMDAWLGGAAEQLMGQIASAKIPLSRMISPQLYWVMSDSEFTLDINNPEEPKILCVGNNPDRQNIYGAALGLYNSRIVKLINKKGMLKSSVIIDELPTIYFKGLDNLIATARSNKVAVCLGFQDFSQLVRDYGDKEAKVVMNTVGNIFSGQVVGETAKTLSERFGKVLQKRQSISINRQDVSTSINTQMDALIPPSKISGLTQGMFVGSVSDNFNERIEQKIFHCEIVVDAEKVKREESAYKKIPVITNFTDEDGNDRMKETVQANYRRIKEEVKQIVQEELERIKNDPVLCKLLPDNETV
- the mobB gene encoding conjugal transfer protein MobB; this encodes MVAKISVGSSLYGAIAYNGEKINEAQGRLLTTNRIYNDGSGTVDIGKAMEGFLTFLPPQMKIEKPVVHISLNPHPEDVLTDIELQNIAREYLEKLGFGNQPYLVFKHEDIDRHHLHIVTVNVDENGKRLNRDFLYRRSDRIRRELEQKYGLHPAERKNQRLDNPLRKVAASAGDVKKQVGNTVKALNGQYRFQTMGEYRALLSLYNMTVEEARGNVRGREYHGLVYSVTDDKGNKVGNPFKSSLFGKSAGYEAVQKKFVRSKSEIKDRKLADMTKRTVLSVLQGTYDKDKFVSQLKEKGIDTVLRYTEEGRIYGATFIDHRTGCVLNGSRMGKELSANALQEHFTLPYAGQPPIPLSIPVDAADKAHGQTAYDSEDISGGMGLLTPEGPAVDAEEEAFIRAMKRKKKKKRKGLGM
- the mobA gene encoding conjugal transfer protein MobA; this translates as MKEKRKSKSGRNPKLDPAVYRYTVRFNEEEHNRFLAMFGKSGVYARSVFLKAHFFGQPFKVLKVDKTLVDYYTKLSDFHAQFRAVGTNYNQVVKELRLHFSEKKAMALLYKLEQHTVELVKLSRRIVELSREMEAKWSQKSV
- a CDS encoding ParA family protein; the protein is MINGTFKYPEIRFFGYLPKRIPEPSETRFSDNSVTYGFNDFMTQCRQSPFVRRTASPQNRIRDDPPACVVTEADGATAKSVWKQKNKSSTIKINGTMSKEIFVAFATQKGGIGKSTVTALAASYLHNVKGYNVAVVDCDDPQHSIHGLREHEMGLIDSSTYFKALACDHFRRIKKNAYTIVKSNAVNALDDAERMIATEDVKPDVVFFDMPGTLRSNGVIKTLSQMDYIFTPLSADRFVVESTLKFVTMFRDRLMTTGQAKTKGLHLFWTMVDGRERNDLYGIYEEVIAEMGFPVLSTRLPDSKKFRRDLSEERKSVFRSTIFPMDTALLKGSGIREFSEEISDIIRPQ
- a CDS encoding DUF3408 domain-containing protein; its protein translation is MGSRKVNTEGIDEELLLASIGRRTQDGTLRPAQEVPAAAPTEEDTAAPEPSPVQPVTREKAQRESGRRKRQDEDYNELFLRRNEIKTRQCVYISRDVHGKILRIVNDIAGGEISVGGYVDTVLRQHLEQHKERINELYKKQREDLI
- a CDS encoding DUF3408 domain-containing protein, with product MEKEMTPNEKRPQQDCGGMFTQVQASVEILSPVPVSGKCSEKDYERLFIRDPEVKAREGKMAYVRPEYHERIMRITRVIGHDRLTLSAYIDHVLTHHFNQCEDAIKSLYARNYNSVF